The sequence GGGCGGAGGAACGCCTGACGGCGCTGGGGGTGTAGTACGGAAGACGGACACGGCTGGTCCACCGCCCGTACGAGGCCGGGTGTGCAGCCGACTGCTGACCCGCCGTCCGTACGAGGCGTGCCGCCCGCGGCTGGTCCGCCGCCCGTACGGGACGGAGCGCGCCGCCCCGCCCATCGCTCACTCCTCCTCCCACGTCCCCTCCCGGTCCCGCCGGGCCAGGTGCCGCTGGAGGCGGCTCAGCATCCTGGGCGGGAAGTGCCCCCGTACCGCCGCGCGCGCCGCGTTCGCGCCCGGGGCGCCGTGGACGCCGCCGCCCGGGTGGGCCGAGGCCGAGGCGAGGTACAGGCCCTTGACCGGGGTCTCGGGGCGTCCGCTGCCCGGCAGCGGGCGGAAGAAGAGTTCCTGGTGGAGCGCCGCCGTGCCGCCGTTGATCGCGCCGCCCTTCAGGTTCGCGTCGAGCGCCTGGAGCGTCGGCGGCGCGAGGACGCGGCGGGCTCTGACCCGCGCGCGGAAGCCCGGCGCCCAGCGCTCCACCTCGCGCTCGATCCGGTCGGCCATCTCCTCGCCCTGCCCCGGCGTCCACCGGCCGTCCAGGCCCGCGTCCCCCGCGTCGCCCCTCACCGTGTGCGGCACGTGCGTGTAGGCCCAGGCCGCCTGCGTACCGGCGGGGAGCGCGAGGGGTCGGCGGTGGTCATCTGCCCGAAGAGGAGGAAGGGGTGGTCGGGCACGCGGCCCATGGCGAGCTGCGCGGCGAAGCGCGTGAGGCCGTCCACGCCGTCCGCGAGGTGCACCGTGCCCGCGCCCCCGGCCGCGTCCCCCGCCGTCCACGGGACGGGCCCGTTCAGCGCCCAGTCGACCTTGAAGGTCGCGAAGTCCCACTGGAAGGTCGCCAGATCGGCGTGCACGCGACCCGGCAGGTCCCCCGCGTCGACCAGTTCCCCGTACAGCGCCGGGGCCGACACGTCCGCGAGCACCGCGCGTCCGGCGGGCACCGTCTCGCCGCCCGCCGTCCGCACCCCCGCCGCGCGACCGCCGCGCACGAGGACCCGCGTCACCCGCTCCCCGCAGCGCACCGTCCCGCCGCGCTCCTCCAGGCGCCGTACCAGCGCGGCCGTGAGCGCGCCCGCCCCGCCCACGGGGACCGGGAAGCCGTAGGTCTGGCCGAGCATCGACATGAGCCAGCCGTAGCCGCCGCTGCCCGCCGCCTCGGGGGCGAGATCGGCGTGCAGCGCGTTGCCCGCGAGCAGCACCCGTCCCGCCGCGCCCCGGAACTCCTCCTCGCCGAGCCGCCGCACCGGCTGGACGAGCGAGCGCGCGAGCCTGAGCCCTCCGCCCGCCCGCACCAGCCGCGCGAGCCGCAGCCCCTCGCGCACCGGCGGGAACGGCGTGAACAGCGCGCCGATGAGACCGGGCCCGACCCGCTCCCACGTCCGGTACAGGCCGAGCCACGCCTCGCCGTCGCCCGGCGCCGCCGCCTCCAGGGCCGCCGCCGTGTCCTCGGGCCGACGCTCCAGGACGGCGCAGCTCCCGTCGGGGAAGGGGTGCGCGAGGACGCGCGGGGCGTGGCTCCAGCGCAGCCCGTACCGCTCCAGGCCGAGGCCGGCGAGGACCGGCGAGGCGGCGGCCAGCGGGTAGAAGGAGCTGCCGAGGTCGGAGACGAAGGCGGGGTCGACGCCGCGGTCCGAGCGGACGGCGCCGCCCGGCTCCGGGTTCGCCTCCAGGACTTCCACGCCCCACCCGGCGTCCGCGAGCACGTTCGCCGCGACGAGCCCGTTGGGGCCCGCGCCGATCACCACCGCGTCCGCCATCAGCCCGTCCCCTCCGCGCGCGGGGAACCCGCCGCCACCGTCTTCGCGAGGCGCGACAGCATGAGGCGGTTGCGCACCTGGCTCAGCGCGTCCGCCAGCGGGTTGTGCAGGAGCCCGGCGGGCCCGCGCAGGGGGTGCTCGTCGAGGACGACGAGGGTGTCCGCGCCCCATTCCCGCACGTCGAGCGCGATACGGGCGGTGCCGAGCCGGCCGCTGTCGACTTCGAGTTCCAGGATCGCGGGCGCCTCGCAGCGCCGTACGGAGGTGTGCCCGGACAGCGTCCGGCCGCAGAGCCGCACCGTGTACCCGATGCTCGCGCCCTCCTCGGGCCAGTGCCCCTCCTGGGACCAGGACCTGTCGGTGCCCACGACCCAGTCGCCGTAGCGCGCGGCGTCCGCGAGGACCGCCCACACCTCGGCCTGGGGCGCTCGATCAGTTTGTGCCGGACCGCCATGAGGGCTCCCGTCGTCTGGGTTCCGCCGCCTGCCCCCGTACGGTGCGTCAGCGCGCGTCCCGGGTGTCCCTGAGCGCCGACCGGCCCTCCCGCCACGCCCCCAGCAGGTGCGCCGCCAGGTGGTCCTCCAGGAGGTCCGTCGCCTCCGCGCCGAAGGCGACGTCCGCCGCGAGGCCCGGTTCGTCCGCGAGGAGGCCGCCGATCACCTCGCGGCGCACGACCTGCTCGTGCACCGCGTCCGCCTCGACGTGCTCGGCGTAGAAGTGCTCGGCGGCGGGTCCCGCCCCGGTGCGGCGCATCGCGGCGGCGATGCGGCGGGAGCCGGGCGAGGAGGTGACCTCGACGGCGGCGAAGTGGCCGACGAGCGCGGCGCGCAGCGAACGGCGCAGGCCGAAGAGCGACATCATGTTGACGACGGCGAGCGCGGCGGCGGGGGCCGCGTCCACGTAGTGGCCGTACCGCGTCTCAAGGCCGAGGTCCGTCATGAGGTCCGCGAAGAGCCGCGCGTGCATGCCCTCGGCCCGCCCCGCCCCGTACTCGTCGTACTGGATCGCGACCATCCCGGCCTTGGCGCGGCCGGTCAGCCGGGGGACCACCCACAGGTGCGGGTCGGCCTCCTTGAGGTGGTAGAGCGAGCGCAGGGCCGCGTACTCGCGCAGTTGCTCCCCCGTGCCCTCGTGTTCGAGGTGGTACGCGACGCTCCCGGTGTGGTCGGCGGGCTCCACCAGCAGCCCGTCGAAGACCTCGGCGACGTCCCGGCCGCCGGGCACGTCGGCCCGCAGCGCCCCGAGGAACCGTTCTTCCAGCGCCCGCCGCAGCGGCATCAGCGCGGGGTGCCACTCATGGTCCTCGGGCACCCCGGCGAAGCCCCGGTAGTGCAGCTCGTAGAGCGTGTGGAGCGCGACGTGCAGGTCCTCGCCGTACGGGTCCGCCGTCGCCGCCCCCGCCGTGTCCACGGCCGGGACCTCGGGCGCGGTCAGCGCGGCGCGGACCCGGGCGGAGAGGGGGCCGCGGGCTTCGGGGAGCGCGGGGCCCGTGCGGGGTGCGCGGTCGGTGGTCGTCGTCATGCGCCGCCTCCTTCGCGTTCGCGCGGCGGGGTCGCGGGGCGTGCCGGGCGGCGGTGCCCGCGGTGGCTCGTGTCGCACCACGGGTACGTACGGCTGCGGCGGCACGTGCAGACCGCGACGACGAAGCGGTCCGAGACCGACACCGTCCCGTCGTCCGCGACCACCTCGACCGGGCCTTCGACCAGCAGCGGTCCCTCACGGTCCACCGAGATCCTGCGGCGCCGCTCGGCCTCGTTCCCGCGGGGGCGCTCGGCCTCGCTCCGGCGGGGGTGTTCAGGCGCGTTCGGCACGGATCACCACCAGTTCCTCGGTCCCCGCCCCCGCGTCGAGGAGGCCTTCCGCGCGCAGCCACGCGAGCCGGGCCCGGGTCACGGGGCCGAACGGCACCTCGCACCGCTCGGCGACCTCGGCGCGCAGCCCCGCCTCGCCGAGCCGCCGGAGGGTCTCCTCGGCCCGGCACATCGCCGAGTGCACGAGCAGCAGCACCCCGCGCGGCGAGAGGACGTCGCCGGCGTGGGCGCAGACCCGGTCGACGAGGTGGCGCCCGCCGGGGCCCGCGTCCCAGGCGAGGGAGGCCGCGTGGCTCCGGCCGCGCCGCGGGCCCGTGCGCGCGGCCGGGTCGGGCACGTACGGCGGGTTGCTCACGACGAGGTCGAAGCGCTGTCCGCGCACCGGGCCGGAGAGGTCCCCGCGCAGCACGCGCACGCGCTGCCCGGCCCGTGCCGCGTTGATCCGCGCCGAGACCACCGCCCGCCAGGACAGGTCCGTCGCGCAGACCCGCGCGCCGCGCCGGGCGGCGAGCAGGGCGAGCGCCCCGCTGCCGGTGCACAGGTCGAGCACGTGCGTGTGCGGGCCGATCGGCTCGGTGCCGAGGGCGCGGGCGAGCAGGTGGGTGTCGGCCTGCGGCGCGTACACGCCGGGCAGCGTCCACAGGCCGTCGAGCCCAGGGGGGAGGGGAGGGGCAACCGCCATCACGCGTACCTCCGGGGGAGTGGGGCCTCGCCACCGCTCCTCCGGGGAGCGGATCTTCGCCACCGCTCCAGCCTCGGCGCCGCCGTCCCTTCCCGCCACTCGGCCCCGTATTTCACGACTCTCCGTGATCGCCGACGCCTCCCAGGCCGCCTCGCTCCGGTGCTCCGGCACTCGATGTCGCACGTGGCCCGCCAGGCCCGCGCTCACCCGTACGGCCGTACCCCGCGCTCGCACGCGCGTCCGCATCGTGGCCCTTCGGGGCCTGGATTTCGCGTGATTCACGCCACGTCTGAGAGTCGTTTAACTCAGATGAGCGAGATAGGTGGGTTTTCAGCTCCCGAAGAATGGCACCCGGTGCCACCATCCGTGATTTCAGGAAGTGAACGCACATGACGGCAACCCCTGCTCATGTGAGCGGAATGTACCGGAGCTGCATCTTCCGTTTTCAGGGCTTGAAGCGCGCGCCGGTCCGCCCCCGCCCCTGACGACACTTTCGATCTCCTGGCGGGCGGCGCGTTGTGCCCGCATGACCCCCAGGTCCAGGTGCCGAACCACCTTGGATCTGGGTATGTTCCTCGCCGTCAGGGCAGTCAGCCGCGAGGAGTCAGTCCCGTGTCGTCCACAAAGCAGCAGCACCCCGAGGCCGCAGGCCGTGCCGGTGCGGGCACGTCCGTCGCGTCCGTCCCCGAGACGCCGCGCGCGCCGCGCGAGACGCCTAAATTCGTCTACGACTTCACTGAGGGCAACCGTCGCCTGAAGGATCTCCTCGGTGGCAAGGGCGCGAATCTCGCCGAGATGACGAACCTGGGCCTGCCGGTCCCGCCCGGATTCACCATCACCACCGAGGCGTGCAAGACGTACCTGGAGAGCGGCAAGGAGCCCGCGGCCCTGCGCGACGAGGTGAGTGCGCACCTCGACGCGCTGGAGGCCACGATGGGCAAGAA comes from Streptomyces sp. Tu6071 and encodes:
- a CDS encoding iron-containing redox enzyme family protein; its protein translation is MTTTTDRAPRTGPALPEARGPLSARVRAALTAPEVPAVDTAGAATADPYGEDLHVALHTLYELHYRGFAGVPEDHEWHPALMPLRRALEERFLGALRADVPGGRDVAEVFDGLLVEPADHTGSVAYHLEHEGTGEQLREYAALRSLYHLKEADPHLWVVPRLTGRAKAGMVAIQYDEYGAGRAEGMHARLFADLMTDLGLETRYGHYVDAAPAAALAVVNMMSLFGLRRSLRAALVGHFAAVEVTSSPGSRRIAAAMRRTGAGPAAEHFYAEHVEADAVHEQVVRREVIGGLLADEPGLAADVAFGAEATDLLEDHLAAHLLGAWREGRSALRDTRDAR
- a CDS encoding CDGSH iron-sulfur domain-containing protein, with product MPNAPEHPRRSEAERPRGNEAERRRRISVDREGPLLVEGPVEVVADDGTVSVSDRFVVAVCTCRRSRTYPWCDTSHRGHRRPARPATPPREREGGGA
- a CDS encoding HemK2/MTQ2 family protein methyltransferase → MAVAPPLPPGLDGLWTLPGVYAPQADTHLLARALGTEPIGPHTHVLDLCTGSGALALLAARRGARVCATDLSWRAVVSARINAARAGQRVRVLRGDLSGPVRGQRFDLVVSNPPYVPDPAARTGPRRGRSHAASLAWDAGPGGRHLVDRVCAHAGDVLSPRGVLLLVHSAMCRAEETLRRLGEAGLRAEVAERCEVPFGPVTRARLAWLRAEGLLDAGAGTEELVVIRAERA